A portion of the Coriobacteriia bacterium genome contains these proteins:
- a CDS encoding GNAT family N-acetyltransferase codes for MIILIGGANHTGKTLLGDLEVDSLFADDYDAAARLFCDTVHAVNARDYAADQLDAWAPCDDQHRAQIVKKLAGQKTASVKERGIIVGFGSLDDKGDVDMLFVHKDRQGQGIGSTILEELEHMAVERGKEHVSLFSSITAKPFFEHVGYAAERENSAVRNGVPLANYLMSKRLQEGKTPRDVDAGWA; via the coding sequence ATGATCATCCTGATAGGTGGAGCAAACCATACAGGCAAGACCCTTTTAGGCGACCTTGAGGTCGACTCCCTGTTTGCCGACGATTACGATGCGGCTGCACGGTTGTTTTGCGACACGGTTCATGCGGTCAACGCTCGCGACTACGCAGCCGATCAGCTCGATGCTTGGGCGCCCTGCGACGACCAGCACCGTGCGCAAATCGTCAAGAAACTTGCGGGGCAGAAGACGGCCAGCGTCAAGGAACGCGGCATCATCGTTGGATTCGGGAGTCTGGATGACAAGGGCGACGTCGACATGCTCTTCGTGCATAAGGACAGACAGGGTCAGGGCATAGGGAGCACCATCCTAGAAGAGCTGGAGCATATGGCGGTCGAACGAGGAAAAGAACACGTTTCATTGTTCTCGTCGATAACGGCAAAGCCGTTCTTTGAGCATGTGGGATATGCGGCCGAGCGCGAGAACAGTGCGGTCAGAAACGGCGTGCCGCTTGCGAATTACCTGATGAGCAAGCGGTTGCAGGAGGGGAAGACGCCGCGAGACGTTGATGCCGGCTGGGCCTAG
- a CDS encoding SufBD protein — MLRCPNNRDAYRALQSLQETSDLDDAVYAHIDTFIEMMHDSSSYVRTRGLTLIACNAKWDEAGRIDETIDEYLNHVTDDKPITARQCIKSLLKLSEAKPHLVPRIAPSLRHADIPRFADSMRPLVQNDICDALLALDPMQ, encoded by the coding sequence ATGCTCCGATGCCCGAACAACCGCGATGCCTATCGCGCCTTGCAGTCACTGCAGGAGACAAGCGACTTGGATGATGCCGTCTATGCTCATATCGATACCTTCATCGAGATGATGCACGATTCCAGTTCCTATGTTCGGACTCGTGGGCTGACCCTGATCGCCTGCAATGCAAAGTGGGATGAGGCGGGACGAATCGATGAGACCATCGACGAATATTTGAATCATGTGACCGACGACAAACCCATCACAGCCCGACAGTGCATCAAATCTCTCCTGAAACTTTCCGAAGCGAAGCCGCATCTGGTACCGCGCATCGCACCCTCGCTCAGGCACGCCGACATACCGCGATTTGCTGACAGCATGAGGCCGCTCGTCCAGAACGACATATGCGATGCACTGCTCGCTCTGGACCCTATGCAATGA